In the Acidobacteriota bacterium genome, CAGGGTTTGCGAACTCATCAATCTGAATTTATAACTCGGTCGCCGCGACCTCTTCCGTGGTATAGGATTCAATCACATCACCGAGTTTAATATCCTGAAATCGCTCTAAACTGATACCGCATTCAAAGCCCTGGCGAACTTCGCTGACATCGTCTTTGACGCGCCGAAGGGATTCGATTTTGCCTTCGTGAATGACCACGTTATCGCGCAGGATTCTTGCCATCGTCCGACGAATGACGCCATCGGTTACCGAACAACCGGCAATAAAGCCAATCTTCGGCACTTTGAAGACCTGACGCACTTCCGCATGACCGAGAATAACTTCGCGTTTCGTCGGGCCCAGTAACCCAAGCATGGCATTGCGCAATTCTTCTTCGACTTTGTAGATGATGGTGTGCAGACGAATATCGACGCCTTCGGCTTCCGCCAGTTCACGCGCCCGGGTTTGCGGGCGAACATTAAATCCGATAATCACCGAAGCGCGGTTCATATCTTTCGATGACGCGGCGGCAAGCGTGACGTCCGATTCGGTAATTGCGCCGACGCCCGACCGAATAATGCGAATCTGTACGCGGTCGGTCGACAGCTTGAGTAAATTATCGCGCACCGCTTCGACGGAACCTTGCACGTCGCCTTTGAGGATGACCTGCAATTCTTTGACATCGGAAGTCTTGTCCGAGAATAACTGTTCAAGGCTACGCGCCGAGGTTCGCGCGATTGCCGCTTGCCGGGCTTGCATCTGGCGTTGATTGGCGATGTGCTGAGCTTGCGTGGCATCCTGCACGACGAGGAAATGATCGCCGGCGTGCGGCACCCCTTGCAGACCTAACACTTCAACAGGGGTTGAGGGACCAGCTTCGCCAGCCGGACGACCCCGGTCGTCAAACATCGCCCGGACGCGACCAAACACTTCACCGACAATGAACGGGTCGCCGATGCGCAAAGAGCCTTGTTGAACGAGCACGGTGGCTACGGGACCACGCCCTTTATCGAGTTTGGCTTCAAGCACAGTGCCCGAAGCGACGCGGTCAGGATTGGCTTTGAGTTCGAGCAAATCCGACGACAGAATAATCATTTCCAGCAACGCGTCGAGGTTCTGTTTCTTCTTTGCGGAAACTTCGACCATAACCGTGTCGCCGCCCCAGCCTTCCCATTGCAAGCCGCGGTTGGAAAGTTCCTGTTTAACTCTGTCGGGATTGGCATCGGGTTTATCAATCTTGTTAATCGCGACAATGATTTTGGTTTCGGCAGCCTTGGCGTGGTCAATGGCTTCGAGGGTTTGCGGCATCACCCCGTCATCGGCGGCAACGACGAGAACCACCACATCGGTGACTTTCGCGCCGCGCGCGCGCATCATGGTAAACGCTTCGTGACCGGGCGTATCGAGAAAAACAATCTTGCGGGTTCTTTCCGGTTCATCCGGGTCAGGAACATCAACGGCGTAAGCGCCGATGTGCTGGGTGATCCCACCGGCTTCACCTTCGGCTACGCTGGTTTGACGAATCGCATCAAGCAGAGAGGTTTTGCCGTGGTCAACGTGTCCCATAACCGTGACCACCGGGGCGCGGTCAACCAGGGTTTCTTCGCCCGATTCAATAATTTTTTCTTCTTCGGTGTCGAGCATCAACTCTTCAAAGGGAACGAAACTGACCTCGAATCCATACTCTTTGCCGAGGTTGTGCGCGACATCCTGATTTAACGTCTGATTGATATTGGCGATGATGCGGCGTTTGAATAATTCCTGCACCACATCTTTGGGTTTCAATTCCAGTTTTTCGGCAAAATCTTTCACGGTTGCGCCTTCGACCAGTTTGACCGATTTGAATTCCGTAAATACCGGTTTGGGTTTAGCGAGTGGCGCGGTTTGGGTTTTGCGAAGATGTGACGGCAAATCTAAATGTTTGCCCTCTTCATGCCCGAACTCACCTTTCGCCGGCTTGCCTTTGCGCGAGCGTTTGCGCGGTCTGGTGTCCTGCGGCACATAAACCGATAGCGGTTTATGACCGGGTGTGGTTGGCGGCACAGGGGTTGCCGCAGTTCCATCGGCTCTTTGGGTTCTTGCCTGAACGGCTCCTGTGCCGACCCGCGAATCGGTTCGTTTATAACCGGTTCGGATAGGCGTCACCGTCGTTCTTTGTGGCGGCGGCGCTGTTGTAGAGGTGGTCGGCGCAGTCGTTGGCGGCGGTTGCATGCGCGCGCCCGGTTGCGGACGAAGTTTACGCACCTGCATTCCCTGCGGTTTGGGTTCAGGGACAGGTTTACTGGTTACGGGTTCTACAGCTGTTGTTTCGATAGGTTCGCTCTCCTCAACCGTTTCTTGTTCAATTTCGGGTTGCCGTTCAGGTTGCTCAGTCGAAATTTCTTCTTCGGGTGGTTCAATCGTTTCGCTTTCCGAGGGTTCGGTTTGCGCCACTTGTGGGCGCGCTTTAAGCTGGCGAACGGTGGGTTTCGGCGGTTCGGGTTTTGCTGCTTCCTGAGGTTTTTCTACCGGTTGAACCTCAACTTCTTGAAGAACCGCTGGCTCTTCGGATTCTCTGGTTTCGACCGCAGCTTCTTCAGCCGATTTTGCCACTTCTTTTTTAACGACTTTGACCAAACGCGGGCCAGCGGTTGGCATGGCCTTTTTCGGAAAATATTTGGCTCGAATGCGGTCTGCTACATCCGCAGGGACAGTGTTTGAAGGCACACTGACATCCACGCCTTCACGACGGGCGTCGTCAAGCACCTTTTTGTTGTCCAGCTTTAATTCTTTAGCCAGGTCGTAAATTCTAATCTTTTGCCCTGCCATATCCTCTCAAATGGTAACTACATTTTAGTAGACCGGTTTTTTCCGTTTGCTTTACTCGGAGCTTTTGTGAGTCTCCGCGTCTTCTGTATGCGTAGCGTTTTCAGTATCCGTTTCGCCTGCTGTCGCTTCGGTCGGGGTTGCAGAAATCGCCGGTTCGGCATCAGTGTCCGTCGCCGCTTCCTGAGTTGCCTCTTGGGCGGCGCTTTCTAAGCTTTCCGTCCCATCAGCAGAGGTTTCAACCGTTGGTTCAACTTCCGCTTCATCACTTTCCTCAATAGGTTGGGTGATTTCATCATCCGAATTTGCGTCCGCTTGTTGAGACGTTGCTTCACTTTCAGAAGTTGCTACGGCGCGCTCTGCCGCTTCCGCGACTTCATCACCTGCTGCAACAGTTTCTGCGCCCGCCGTTACAGGCTCTGTCGCGCCGCTTTCGGTAGCCTCATCGCTTTCGCCAGTGGGAACTTCTTCCTCATCCGTTGCCTGGGTTGCTGTGGCGGTCTCTTCAACCTCATCTGTCGCTTGCGCCTCTGCGGCAACTTCGTCAGCGTCATTTGCCGCTTTGACCTCTCTGGCATGTTTTTGCGCGAGCAAGCGATTGGCGCGTTCGATGACTTCGGTTGCCTGGTCAAAGCTGAGGTCGATGATTTCTACCAGATCGTCAACCGAAAGGTTGGCTAAGTCTTCAATCGTTTCAATGCCGCGTTCGTGCAAGCGCTCGGTGGTAATCTGGTCAAGCGCCAGACTTTCGCGAATTTCAAGCAAGTTGGCTTCGCCGCCCGACATCACCGCTTCGAGTTGTGCCGCCGCCATGCGCGCAGCCTCTTCGGCGCTGCGAATGTCGATGTGCCAGCCGACCAGTTTGGCGGCAAGTCGCACGTTTTGCCCGCGTTTGCCGATTGCCAGTGACAGTTGGTCATCGGAAACCGTAACCGTCAGGTGTTTGTCTTCAAAGCTGTTGATTTCGACTTTGGAAACTTTCGCAGGTGACAACGCATTGGCGGCGAAAATCGCCGGGTCTTCGCTCCATTCGATGATGTCTATGCGTTCGCCTCTGAGTTCACGGATGATAGCCTGCACGCGCGAGCCTTTCATACCGACACAAGCGCCCACCGGGTCAACGTCGCGTTCGGTTGACACGACGGCGATTTTGGCGCGGTCACCGGCTTCGCGAACCGCCGCTTTGATTTGCACCGTGCCGTCATAAATTTCCGGCACTTCCATTTCAAATAATCTTTTTAAAAGTTCAGGCGAGGTGCGCGAAACTTCAACCTGTGGACCTTTTGAATCTTTCGATACATTGCTGATGACCACGCGGATGCGCTCACCCTGATTGAAATTTTCGGCGCGTGATTGTTGATCTTTCGGCAACACGGCTTCGATTTTGCCGAAATCGACAATGATGCGTCCGCCCTCAAAGCGTTTGACAAAGCCGTGTACCAACTCGCCGACGCGCTCGATGTATTCGTCATAAACGTTATTGCGTTCAGCTTCGCGGACTTTTTGCACGAGAATCTGTTTGGCGGTTTGGGCGGCGATGCGTCCGAGACTTTCGGTCGGTTTAGGGAATTCCAACTGGTCGCCGACTTCTGCGCCTTCAACGCCCATCTCTTCAACATCGGCAAGCGAAATTTCCGTAGCCGGATTGGTGACCTCTTCAACCACGGTCATCAGCGCGAACAAATCCACTTCGCCGGTCTCATCGTTAAAGCGCGCGCGCAACTCTTCGCCGGTTTTGAACTGTTTACGCGCGGCGCTCATCACCGCGTCCTCGATTGCCGAGATAATGACATGTGGGTCAATATTTTTTTCTTTACTTAAAATTTCAATGGTTTGATTCAAACTTGTTGCCATCGCCTTTTACCTTCGTTTACACCTTAAAATTCATACTCAATATTGG is a window encoding:
- the nusA gene encoding transcription termination factor NusA — encoded protein: MATSLNQTIEILSKEKNIDPHVIISAIEDAVMSAARKQFKTGEELRARFNDETGEVDLFALMTVVEEVTNPATEISLADVEEMGVEGAEVGDQLEFPKPTESLGRIAAQTAKQILVQKVREAERNNVYDEYIERVGELVHGFVKRFEGGRIIVDFGKIEAVLPKDQQSRAENFNQGERIRVVISNVSKDSKGPQVEVSRTSPELLKRLFEMEVPEIYDGTVQIKAAVREAGDRAKIAVVSTERDVDPVGACVGMKGSRVQAIIRELRGERIDIIEWSEDPAIFAANALSPAKVSKVEINSFEDKHLTVTVSDDQLSLAIGKRGQNVRLAAKLVGWHIDIRSAEEAARMAAAQLEAVMSGGEANLLEIRESLALDQITTERLHERGIETIEDLANLSVDDLVEIIDLSFDQATEVIERANRLLAQKHAREVKAANDADEVAAEAQATDEVEETATATQATDEEEVPTGESDEATESGATEPVTAGAETVAAGDEVAEAAERAVATSESEATSQQADANSDDEITQPIEESDEAEVEPTVETSADGTESLESAAQEATQEAATDTDAEPAISATPTEATAGETDTENATHTEDAETHKSSE
- the infB gene encoding translation initiation factor IF-2; translation: MAGQKIRIYDLAKELKLDNKKVLDDARREGVDVSVPSNTVPADVADRIRAKYFPKKAMPTAGPRLVKVVKKEVAKSAEEAAVETRESEEPAVLQEVEVQPVEKPQEAAKPEPPKPTVRQLKARPQVAQTEPSESETIEPPEEEISTEQPERQPEIEQETVEESEPIETTAVEPVTSKPVPEPKPQGMQVRKLRPQPGARMQPPPTTAPTTSTTAPPPQRTTVTPIRTGYKRTDSRVGTGAVQARTQRADGTAATPVPPTTPGHKPLSVYVPQDTRPRKRSRKGKPAKGEFGHEEGKHLDLPSHLRKTQTAPLAKPKPVFTEFKSVKLVEGATVKDFAEKLELKPKDVVQELFKRRIIANINQTLNQDVAHNLGKEYGFEVSFVPFEELMLDTEEEKIIESGEETLVDRAPVVTVMGHVDHGKTSLLDAIRQTSVAEGEAGGITQHIGAYAVDVPDPDEPERTRKIVFLDTPGHEAFTMMRARGAKVTDVVVLVVAADDGVMPQTLEAIDHAKAAETKIIVAINKIDKPDANPDRVKQELSNRGLQWEGWGGDTVMVEVSAKKKQNLDALLEMIILSSDLLELKANPDRVASGTVLEAKLDKGRGPVATVLVQQGSLRIGDPFIVGEVFGRVRAMFDDRGRPAGEAGPSTPVEVLGLQGVPHAGDHFLVVQDATQAQHIANQRQMQARQAAIARTSARSLEQLFSDKTSDVKELQVILKGDVQGSVEAVRDNLLKLSTDRVQIRIIRSGVGAITESDVTLAAASSKDMNRASVIIGFNVRPQTRARELAEAEGVDIRLHTIIYKVEEELRNAMLGLLGPTKREVILGHAEVRQVFKVPKIGFIAGCSVTDGVIRRTMARILRDNVVIHEGKIESLRRVKDDVSEVRQGFECGISLERFQDIKLGDVIESYTTEEVAATEL